Proteins encoded in a region of the Triplophysa rosa linkage group LG6, Trosa_1v2, whole genome shotgun sequence genome:
- the gulp1a gene encoding PTB domain-containing engulfment adapter protein 1 isoform X1: MNRAFNRKKDKSWMHTPEALAKHFIAYNSKFLGKTEVDQPKGTEVVRDAVRKLKFQRHIKKSEGQKIPKVELQISIYGVKILDPKSKEVQYNCQLHRISFCADDKTDKRIFTFICKDSESNKHLCYVFDSEKCAEEITLTIGQAFDLAYKKFLESGGKDVETRKQIAGLQKRIQDLEVENSELKTQLHVLEEQMMIAQVPPLLHINSSNEAYMLQRPSSLFWCHNVTSFSCLEISSVTLTPMSSPDSNLSSGLLTPPPAKAADSKPPSGVSVPHPPGDGMSSKTPTDIFDMVPFSPVTPLIPLPASNGSAPPPPARSTDMRKDLFGAEPFDPFTCGAADFPPDIQSKLDEMQEGFKMGLTVEGAVFSLDPLDGRC, translated from the exons ATGAACCGGGCATTTAACAGGAAAAAAG ATAAATCATGGATGCACACTCCAGAAGCCCTGGCCAAGCATTTTATAGCATACAATTCCAAG TTTCTGGGGAAAACAGAGGTGGATCAACCCAAAGGTACAGAAGTTGTAAGGGATGCTGTCAGAAAGCTGAAG TTTCAGAggcacataaaaaaatctgaaggACAGAAGATCCCAAAAGTGGAATTACAGATCTCCATATATGGAGTGAAAATATTGGATCCTAAATCcaaa GAAGTACAATACAACTGTCAGCTGCACCGAATATCTTTCTGCGCAGATGACAAAACGGATAAACGGATATTCACGTTCATTTGCAAAGATTCAGAGTCCAACAAACATCTCTGCTATGTGTTTGACAGCGAAAAATGT GCGGAGGAGATCACTTTGACCATCGGCCAAGCGTTCGACTTGGCATACAAGAAGTTTCTGGAATCTGGTGGAAAAGATGTGGAAACAAGGAAGCAGATAGCAGGCCTCCAGAAAAGA ATTCAAGATCTTGAAGTTGAAAATTCAGAGTTGAAGACGCAGTTACACGTCTTAGAGGAGCAAATGATGATTGCTCAAGTCCCCCCT cttcttcATATTAACTCTTCTAATGAGGCCTATATGCTTCAGAGACCGTCATCTCTGTTCTGGTGTCACAACGTGACGTCTTTCTCTTGTCTCGAAATCTCCTCTGTTACGCTAACGCCAATGAGCTCACCCGACTCTAACCTTTCCTCTGGTCTTCTGACACCTCCGCCTGCTAAAGCAGCTGACTCAAAGCCTCCCAGCGGAGTCAGTGTTCCTCACCCTCCT GGAGACGGCATGTCCTCAAAGACGCCCACTGACATATTTGACATGGTTCCATTTTCTCCCGTGACCCCTCTGATTCCATTACCAGCAAGTAATGGCTCAGCCCCTCCGCCCCCAGCGAGGTCCACAGACATGA GGAAAGACCTGTTCGGTGCCGAGCCGTTCGACCCGTTTACCTGCGGGGCAGCTGACTTCCCCCCTGACATCCAGTCTAAACTGGATGAGATGCAG gaGGGGTTCAAAATGGGACTAACAGTAGAGGGCGCTGTCTTTTCCCTTGATCCTCTAGATGGTCGCTGCTGA
- the gulp1a gene encoding PTB domain-containing engulfment adapter protein 1 isoform X5, with amino-acid sequence MNRAFNRKKDKSWMHTPEALAKHFIAYNSKFLGKTEVDQPKGTEVVRDAVRKLKFQRHIKKSEGQKIPKVELQISIYGVKILDPKSKEVQYNCQLHRISFCADDKTDKRIFTFICKDSESNKHLCYVFDSEKCAEEITLTIGQAFDLAYKKFLESGGKDVETRKQIAGLQKRIQDLEVENSELKTQLHVLEEQMMIAQVPPGDGMSSKTPTDIFDMVPFSPVTPLIPLPASNGSAPPPPARSTDMRKDLFGAEPFDPFTCGAADFPPDIQSKLDEMQEGFKMGLTVEGAVFSLDPLDGRC; translated from the exons ATGAACCGGGCATTTAACAGGAAAAAAG ATAAATCATGGATGCACACTCCAGAAGCCCTGGCCAAGCATTTTATAGCATACAATTCCAAG TTTCTGGGGAAAACAGAGGTGGATCAACCCAAAGGTACAGAAGTTGTAAGGGATGCTGTCAGAAAGCTGAAG TTTCAGAggcacataaaaaaatctgaaggACAGAAGATCCCAAAAGTGGAATTACAGATCTCCATATATGGAGTGAAAATATTGGATCCTAAATCcaaa GAAGTACAATACAACTGTCAGCTGCACCGAATATCTTTCTGCGCAGATGACAAAACGGATAAACGGATATTCACGTTCATTTGCAAAGATTCAGAGTCCAACAAACATCTCTGCTATGTGTTTGACAGCGAAAAATGT GCGGAGGAGATCACTTTGACCATCGGCCAAGCGTTCGACTTGGCATACAAGAAGTTTCTGGAATCTGGTGGAAAAGATGTGGAAACAAGGAAGCAGATAGCAGGCCTCCAGAAAAGA ATTCAAGATCTTGAAGTTGAAAATTCAGAGTTGAAGACGCAGTTACACGTCTTAGAGGAGCAAATGATGATTGCTCAAGTCCCCCCT GGAGACGGCATGTCCTCAAAGACGCCCACTGACATATTTGACATGGTTCCATTTTCTCCCGTGACCCCTCTGATTCCATTACCAGCAAGTAATGGCTCAGCCCCTCCGCCCCCAGCGAGGTCCACAGACATGA GGAAAGACCTGTTCGGTGCCGAGCCGTTCGACCCGTTTACCTGCGGGGCAGCTGACTTCCCCCCTGACATCCAGTCTAAACTGGATGAGATGCAG gaGGGGTTCAAAATGGGACTAACAGTAGAGGGCGCTGTCTTTTCCCTTGATCCTCTAGATGGTCGCTGCTGA
- the gulp1a gene encoding PTB domain-containing engulfment adapter protein 1 isoform X2, producing MNRAFNRKKDKSWMHTPEALAKHFIAYNSKFLGKTEVDQPKGTEVVRDAVRKLKFQRHIKKSEGQKIPKVELQISIYGVKILDPKSKEVQYNCQLHRISFCADDKTDKRIFTFICKDSESNKHLCYVFDSEKCAEEITLTIGQAFDLAYKKFLESGGKDVETRKQIAGLQKRIQDLEVENSELKTQLHVLEEQMMIAQVPPLLHINSSNEAYMLQRPSSLFWCHNVTSFSCLEISSVTLTPMSSPDSNLSSGLLTPPPAKAADSKPPSGGDGMSSKTPTDIFDMVPFSPVTPLIPLPASNGSAPPPPARSTDMRKDLFGAEPFDPFTCGAADFPPDIQSKLDEMQEGFKMGLTVEGAVFSLDPLDGRC from the exons ATGAACCGGGCATTTAACAGGAAAAAAG ATAAATCATGGATGCACACTCCAGAAGCCCTGGCCAAGCATTTTATAGCATACAATTCCAAG TTTCTGGGGAAAACAGAGGTGGATCAACCCAAAGGTACAGAAGTTGTAAGGGATGCTGTCAGAAAGCTGAAG TTTCAGAggcacataaaaaaatctgaaggACAGAAGATCCCAAAAGTGGAATTACAGATCTCCATATATGGAGTGAAAATATTGGATCCTAAATCcaaa GAAGTACAATACAACTGTCAGCTGCACCGAATATCTTTCTGCGCAGATGACAAAACGGATAAACGGATATTCACGTTCATTTGCAAAGATTCAGAGTCCAACAAACATCTCTGCTATGTGTTTGACAGCGAAAAATGT GCGGAGGAGATCACTTTGACCATCGGCCAAGCGTTCGACTTGGCATACAAGAAGTTTCTGGAATCTGGTGGAAAAGATGTGGAAACAAGGAAGCAGATAGCAGGCCTCCAGAAAAGA ATTCAAGATCTTGAAGTTGAAAATTCAGAGTTGAAGACGCAGTTACACGTCTTAGAGGAGCAAATGATGATTGCTCAAGTCCCCCCT cttcttcATATTAACTCTTCTAATGAGGCCTATATGCTTCAGAGACCGTCATCTCTGTTCTGGTGTCACAACGTGACGTCTTTCTCTTGTCTCGAAATCTCCTCTGTTACGCTAACGCCAATGAGCTCACCCGACTCTAACCTTTCCTCTGGTCTTCTGACACCTCCGCCTGCTAAAGCAGCTGACTCAAAGCCTCCCAGCGGA GGAGACGGCATGTCCTCAAAGACGCCCACTGACATATTTGACATGGTTCCATTTTCTCCCGTGACCCCTCTGATTCCATTACCAGCAAGTAATGGCTCAGCCCCTCCGCCCCCAGCGAGGTCCACAGACATGA GGAAAGACCTGTTCGGTGCCGAGCCGTTCGACCCGTTTACCTGCGGGGCAGCTGACTTCCCCCCTGACATCCAGTCTAAACTGGATGAGATGCAG gaGGGGTTCAAAATGGGACTAACAGTAGAGGGCGCTGTCTTTTCCCTTGATCCTCTAGATGGTCGCTGCTGA
- the gulp1a gene encoding PTB domain-containing engulfment adapter protein 1 isoform X6: MNRAFNRKKDKSWMHTPEALAKHFIAYNSKFLGKTEVDQPKGTEVVRDAVRKLKFQRHIKKSEGQKIPKVELQISIYGVKILDPKSKEVQYNCQLHRISFCADDKTDKRIFTFICKDSESNKHLCYVFDSEKCAEEITLTIGQAFDLAYKKFLESGGKDVETRKQIAGLQKRIQDLEVENSELKTQLHVLEEQMMIAQVPPGDGMSSKTPTDIFDMVPFSPVTPLIPLPASNGSAPPPPARSTDMRKDLFGAEPFDPFTCGAADFPPDIQSKLDEMQRQRWRGSKWD, translated from the exons ATGAACCGGGCATTTAACAGGAAAAAAG ATAAATCATGGATGCACACTCCAGAAGCCCTGGCCAAGCATTTTATAGCATACAATTCCAAG TTTCTGGGGAAAACAGAGGTGGATCAACCCAAAGGTACAGAAGTTGTAAGGGATGCTGTCAGAAAGCTGAAG TTTCAGAggcacataaaaaaatctgaaggACAGAAGATCCCAAAAGTGGAATTACAGATCTCCATATATGGAGTGAAAATATTGGATCCTAAATCcaaa GAAGTACAATACAACTGTCAGCTGCACCGAATATCTTTCTGCGCAGATGACAAAACGGATAAACGGATATTCACGTTCATTTGCAAAGATTCAGAGTCCAACAAACATCTCTGCTATGTGTTTGACAGCGAAAAATGT GCGGAGGAGATCACTTTGACCATCGGCCAAGCGTTCGACTTGGCATACAAGAAGTTTCTGGAATCTGGTGGAAAAGATGTGGAAACAAGGAAGCAGATAGCAGGCCTCCAGAAAAGA ATTCAAGATCTTGAAGTTGAAAATTCAGAGTTGAAGACGCAGTTACACGTCTTAGAGGAGCAAATGATGATTGCTCAAGTCCCCCCT GGAGACGGCATGTCCTCAAAGACGCCCACTGACATATTTGACATGGTTCCATTTTCTCCCGTGACCCCTCTGATTCCATTACCAGCAAGTAATGGCTCAGCCCCTCCGCCCCCAGCGAGGTCCACAGACATGA GGAAAGACCTGTTCGGTGCCGAGCCGTTCGACCCGTTTACCTGCGGGGCAGCTGACTTCCCCCCTGACATCCAGTCTAAACTGGATGAGATGCAG CGGCAGAGATG gaGGGGTTCAAAATGGGACTAA
- the gulp1a gene encoding PTB domain-containing engulfment adapter protein 1 isoform X3 translates to MNRAFNRKKDKSWMHTPEALAKHFIAYNSKFLGKTEVDQPKGTEVVRDAVRKLKFQRHIKKSEGQKIPKVELQISIYGVKILDPKSKEVQYNCQLHRISFCADDKTDKRIFTFICKDSESNKHLCYVFDSEKCAEEITLTIGQAFDLAYKKFLESGGKDVETRKQIAGLQKRIQDLEVENSELKTQLHVLEEQMMIAQVPPLLHINSSNEAYMLQRPSSLFWCHNVTSFSCLEISSVTLTPMSSPDSNLSSGLLTPPPAKAADSKPPSGVSVPHPPGDGMSSKTPTDIFDMVPFSPVTPLIPLPASNGSAPPPPARSTDMRKDLFGAEPFDPFTCGAADFPPDIQSKLDEMQRQRWRGSKWD, encoded by the exons ATGAACCGGGCATTTAACAGGAAAAAAG ATAAATCATGGATGCACACTCCAGAAGCCCTGGCCAAGCATTTTATAGCATACAATTCCAAG TTTCTGGGGAAAACAGAGGTGGATCAACCCAAAGGTACAGAAGTTGTAAGGGATGCTGTCAGAAAGCTGAAG TTTCAGAggcacataaaaaaatctgaaggACAGAAGATCCCAAAAGTGGAATTACAGATCTCCATATATGGAGTGAAAATATTGGATCCTAAATCcaaa GAAGTACAATACAACTGTCAGCTGCACCGAATATCTTTCTGCGCAGATGACAAAACGGATAAACGGATATTCACGTTCATTTGCAAAGATTCAGAGTCCAACAAACATCTCTGCTATGTGTTTGACAGCGAAAAATGT GCGGAGGAGATCACTTTGACCATCGGCCAAGCGTTCGACTTGGCATACAAGAAGTTTCTGGAATCTGGTGGAAAAGATGTGGAAACAAGGAAGCAGATAGCAGGCCTCCAGAAAAGA ATTCAAGATCTTGAAGTTGAAAATTCAGAGTTGAAGACGCAGTTACACGTCTTAGAGGAGCAAATGATGATTGCTCAAGTCCCCCCT cttcttcATATTAACTCTTCTAATGAGGCCTATATGCTTCAGAGACCGTCATCTCTGTTCTGGTGTCACAACGTGACGTCTTTCTCTTGTCTCGAAATCTCCTCTGTTACGCTAACGCCAATGAGCTCACCCGACTCTAACCTTTCCTCTGGTCTTCTGACACCTCCGCCTGCTAAAGCAGCTGACTCAAAGCCTCCCAGCGGAGTCAGTGTTCCTCACCCTCCT GGAGACGGCATGTCCTCAAAGACGCCCACTGACATATTTGACATGGTTCCATTTTCTCCCGTGACCCCTCTGATTCCATTACCAGCAAGTAATGGCTCAGCCCCTCCGCCCCCAGCGAGGTCCACAGACATGA GGAAAGACCTGTTCGGTGCCGAGCCGTTCGACCCGTTTACCTGCGGGGCAGCTGACTTCCCCCCTGACATCCAGTCTAAACTGGATGAGATGCAG CGGCAGAGATG gaGGGGTTCAAAATGGGACTAA
- the gulp1a gene encoding PTB domain-containing engulfment adapter protein 1 isoform X4 — MNRAFNRKKDKSWMHTPEALAKHFIAYNSKFLGKTEVDQPKGTEVVRDAVRKLKFQRHIKKSEGQKIPKVELQISIYGVKILDPKSKEVQYNCQLHRISFCADDKTDKRIFTFICKDSESNKHLCYVFDSEKCAEEITLTIGQAFDLAYKKFLESGGKDVETRKQIAGLQKRIQDLEVENSELKTQLHVLEEQMMIAQVPPLLHINSSNEAYMLQRPSSLFWCHNVTSFSCLEISSVTLTPMSSPDSNLSSGLLTPPPAKAADSKPPSGVSVPHPPGDGMSSKTPTDIFDMVPFSPVTPLIPLPASNGSAPPPPARSTDMRKDLFGAEPFDPFTCGAADFPPDIQSKLDEMQVTELLANRLV; from the exons ATGAACCGGGCATTTAACAGGAAAAAAG ATAAATCATGGATGCACACTCCAGAAGCCCTGGCCAAGCATTTTATAGCATACAATTCCAAG TTTCTGGGGAAAACAGAGGTGGATCAACCCAAAGGTACAGAAGTTGTAAGGGATGCTGTCAGAAAGCTGAAG TTTCAGAggcacataaaaaaatctgaaggACAGAAGATCCCAAAAGTGGAATTACAGATCTCCATATATGGAGTGAAAATATTGGATCCTAAATCcaaa GAAGTACAATACAACTGTCAGCTGCACCGAATATCTTTCTGCGCAGATGACAAAACGGATAAACGGATATTCACGTTCATTTGCAAAGATTCAGAGTCCAACAAACATCTCTGCTATGTGTTTGACAGCGAAAAATGT GCGGAGGAGATCACTTTGACCATCGGCCAAGCGTTCGACTTGGCATACAAGAAGTTTCTGGAATCTGGTGGAAAAGATGTGGAAACAAGGAAGCAGATAGCAGGCCTCCAGAAAAGA ATTCAAGATCTTGAAGTTGAAAATTCAGAGTTGAAGACGCAGTTACACGTCTTAGAGGAGCAAATGATGATTGCTCAAGTCCCCCCT cttcttcATATTAACTCTTCTAATGAGGCCTATATGCTTCAGAGACCGTCATCTCTGTTCTGGTGTCACAACGTGACGTCTTTCTCTTGTCTCGAAATCTCCTCTGTTACGCTAACGCCAATGAGCTCACCCGACTCTAACCTTTCCTCTGGTCTTCTGACACCTCCGCCTGCTAAAGCAGCTGACTCAAAGCCTCCCAGCGGAGTCAGTGTTCCTCACCCTCCT GGAGACGGCATGTCCTCAAAGACGCCCACTGACATATTTGACATGGTTCCATTTTCTCCCGTGACCCCTCTGATTCCATTACCAGCAAGTAATGGCTCAGCCCCTCCGCCCCCAGCGAGGTCCACAGACATGA GGAAAGACCTGTTCGGTGCCGAGCCGTTCGACCCGTTTACCTGCGGGGCAGCTGACTTCCCCCCTGACATCCAGTCTAAACTGGATGAGATGCAGGTGACTGAATTATTAGCAAATCGTCTGGTGTGA